The stretch of DNA TACGTTTTCTGGGTTTGGCCAGTACCAGATTGATAGCAGGGCAGATTTGAGCATGTCAAACAACGCCATAATACTGCAAGAAATAGGAGACGGCAAGTTTTCCTATTCCCGCACCTCCAATGATATCACCATTAAGAAAATAATCCAAGGCAGCCTGCAGACAGCCCAGATTGAAATTGTGCCGGTTTTGCCAATACATGTTCCTTCATACAAGACTGATTTTTTCTTTCTGAGATTTGACGAGACACTGTTTGTCGAGTCGGGCTCTACTATGCATCTTGATGTTTGCATCCCAATTGAGGTGGGCGTGTTTGTTCTCACCGAAGGTAAATCAAGCGGGTTTGATTTTTTCAGCTGCGACCCCCTCAATTCACGATTTGGCCTTTATGGAACCCCAGAAGACGGCAAGCTTTGCAAGTACGGCCTCGTTTCCGCAAATGGAGGCACCCCGCAGGAATTCACACATGCGCGATTTGGAATAGAAATCACAAATGAGCTGCATGAATCGACATCAGTTGGAAAAATAGTGTTTCCTGCAACAGACCATGATCTGCACTATCACAATAATGATGTCATCATGGACGGCCTGCACGCCACAATAAAGAACAGGGTAGGCCTGCACGTAATTGAAGCTGTGCAGAATCCCATGGCGACGCCCCGCGGATGGAGGCTTGCCACAAGGGACACCGAAAAAACAGACTACAAGTTTTCAATGGAGCGGGGATTTGACTAATGGTCTTTGATATTTTTTCAGACACATCCACAATCAATGTTCTTGGGACTCAGGTTTCTGTGGCATCCCTTGTAATCGGCGCAATAATTATGGTAGCTGGAGTGGTTGTTGCAAGAATAATCAGCACGCTCTTTAAGAGATATTTTGCCACGAATCTTCCGGGAAACGTAGCTACAAACCTGCACAAGCTGATCTATTACGGAATAATCATTGTAACGCTGCTTGCGGTAATCACAAGCCAGGGAATAGATTTGAGCGGTCTGATGGTGGCAGGCGGAATCTTCGGCATAGTGATCGGCTTTGCCGCACAGTCGGTGGTGTCCAATTTGTTTTCTGGGATATTTTTGATGTTTGATAGGCCTGCAAAGACAGGAGACCTAATCGAGATTCCCCAGAGCAACACCTATGGAAGACTGATGGACATTACTATTTTTTCGACAAGAATAAAGCTCTTTGACGGCTCTATAATGCGCGTTCCAAACGAGAAAATCTTCACATCTGAAATAAGAAACGTTTCTGGAAGCGAGGTAAGAAGGCTGGAGGTAACTTTGGGGATTGCGTACAAAGAGGACATTGACCACGCAATTGCGGTCATAAAAAAGGCAGTATCAAGACTGCCCTACGTCTTGCGCGAGCCAAAGCCCGAAGTCTGGACTGAACAGCTGGCCGACTCGGGCGTCAACCTAAAGGTGCTGACGTGGATCCCAAGGGATGAATGGGACAATGTGGGCCCAATTTTGCTAAAGGAAGTCAAAAAAGACATAGACGATGCGGGAATCGAGATTCCGTTTCCCCAGCGCGTCGTGCATTACGCAAACAATCAAGGAGAGACAAGATGAGCATTGCAAACAACTCCTCAAGGTCAAAGATCTTCATTCTAATCAACTGTGTTGATGGAAAAATCGACTCGGTGCTAGAGCAGATCAAAAAAATAGACATCGTAACCCAGGTTCAAAAAACAGACGGCGCATACGACCTAATAGCAATACTTGAGGCAGACACCAATGACGAGCTCAAAAAAACGCTGATGCATAAAATACGAACCATTGATGACGTAAAATACACACTAACGCTCCGATCAAGTCTGGATGATGAGGTTCTCGGCTAAGCCTTGTCGGAAGCACTAATTGACAAGACAATACTGCAGATTCAGCAGAAAAAATTTGAATATATTGAGCTGTGGTTTGTAGACATTTTTGGCGAGCTTCACGCACTCAACATTCCGTCGTATTCTTTGGGCGAGGAACATTTTCGATATGGGCTGCAAAAGCTTGATGCAAGCTCAATTAGGGGCTTCAAGTCAGTTGACGACTCGGACTTGTTGCTCATGCCGGACGCCTCTACACTGAGAGAGCTTCCCACGTATTATGACGAGAGCAGAAAAACCGCGCGCATTTTTGTCGACATTTACGACAAAAAGGGCTCAGAGGTCTGCAGGTTCAACAAGGATTCCAGAGGAATTGTTCGCAAGGCGCAATCAGAAATGGAAAAACTTGGGTTCACGCAGACCAGGTTCGGTCCCGAGATAGAGTTTTTTGTATTTGATTCCATACGGCTTTTTCCTGCGGCAAATTCCATGTGGTCATCTGGTACAGTTGGATATTCAATAAAATCAGTAGAGGCGCCATGGTCGCAGGAAAACACTTCGCTTGACCCAAAAGACGGCTATTACACAGCAAAGCCAAAGGACACGTTAGACACAATACGAAAGGACATCTGCGACGACATTCACAGGTATTTTGGCGTCAATGTAGAGGCCCACCACCACGAGGTAGCATCCTCTGGCCAGTGTGAAATCAACATACGGCACGACCAGATGCTGCCAATGGCAGACATGATAATCTCAATTAAGAATTTGATAAAGATGAAGGCAAGGCATTACGGCAAAGTCGCGACGTTTATGCCAAAACCGATTTACGGAGACA from Candidatus Nitrosotenuis aquarius encodes:
- a CDS encoding DUF432 domain-containing protein, with the protein product MKPEIFRSHNTFSGFGQYQIDSRADLSMSNNAIILQEIGDGKFSYSRTSNDITIKKIIQGSLQTAQIEIVPVLPIHVPSYKTDFFFLRFDETLFVESGSTMHLDVCIPIEVGVFVLTEGKSSGFDFFSCDPLNSRFGLYGTPEDGKLCKYGLVSANGGTPQEFTHARFGIEITNELHESTSVGKIVFPATDHDLHYHNNDVIMDGLHATIKNRVGLHVIEAVQNPMATPRGWRLATRDTEKTDYKFSMERGFD
- a CDS encoding Lrp/AsnC ligand binding domain-containing protein, which gives rise to MSIANNSSRSKIFILINCVDGKIDSVLEQIKKIDIVTQVQKTDGAYDLIAILEADTNDELKKTLMHKIRTIDDVKYTLTLRSSLDDEVLG
- a CDS encoding mechanosensitive ion channel family protein, with the protein product MVFDIFSDTSTINVLGTQVSVASLVIGAIIMVAGVVVARIISTLFKRYFATNLPGNVATNLHKLIYYGIIIVTLLAVITSQGIDLSGLMVAGGIFGIVIGFAAQSVVSNLFSGIFLMFDRPAKTGDLIEIPQSNTYGRLMDITIFSTRIKLFDGSIMRVPNEKIFTSEIRNVSGSEVRRLEVTLGIAYKEDIDHAIAVIKKAVSRLPYVLREPKPEVWTEQLADSGVNLKVLTWIPRDEWDNVGPILLKEVKKDIDDAGIEIPFPQRVVHYANNQGETR
- the glnA gene encoding type I glutamate--ammonia ligase, producing MSEALIDKTILQIQQKKFEYIELWFVDIFGELHALNIPSYSLGEEHFRYGLQKLDASSIRGFKSVDDSDLLLMPDASTLRELPTYYDESRKTARIFVDIYDKKGSEVCRFNKDSRGIVRKAQSEMEKLGFTQTRFGPEIEFFVFDSIRLFPAANSMWSSGTVGYSIKSVEAPWSQENTSLDPKDGYYTAKPKDTLDTIRKDICDDIHRYFGVNVEAHHHEVASSGQCEINIRHDQMLPMADMIISIKNLIKMKARHYGKVATFMPKPIYGDNASAMHIHHSVFADSQNVFYDQNDTVAGLSQTARYYIGGILDHAPALSAIANPTTNSYKRLVPGYEAPVGICWGLSNRTAAIRIPKTFNESSASKRIEYRVPDPTANIYLLESAILLAGIDGIKRKIDPGSPVEESVYAMTPQKLREHNVRFLPSSLKESLDALCSDSGFLSQVFTDEFLDTYCSLKYKEYSLFAQTPTVWEIAKYSDM